One Tepidanaerobacter syntrophicus DNA segment encodes these proteins:
- a CDS encoding TrkH family potassium uptake protein, producing MLDVGLRRLKPTQILAVGFALLILTGAVLLTLPISASDGKSVGFLDALFTSTSAVCVTGLVVVDTGTRYSLFGQIVIMCLIQMGGLGIMTMTTTVFLLLGKKITLRERMVMQEALNQSTLSGLVKLSRNILITTLIFEGTGAALLALRFSQIYGPTRGIYYGIFHAVSAFNNAGFDVIGNFKSLTQFAEDPLINCVIMGLIIFGGLGFSVIQDIIARKKFKHFSLHSKVVIVTTLLLLVSGFLAFYAIERSNPYTLGGLSRKGKILAAAFQSVTPRTAGFNTISITDLKMPSKYLTILLMYIGASPASTGGGIKTSTFAVIIMMIYTILVSKEDVEISGRRIPYDNIFKAAVIGVIALLLIFTSSFILTITENTDFMSILFETTSAFGTVGLSLGLTPNLTDIGKVVIILTMFAGRVGPLTLAMALGGRTNKAMIRFPEERVLVG from the coding sequence ATACTTGACGTAGGACTTAGGAGGTTAAAGCCGACCCAAATTTTGGCTGTCGGCTTTGCTTTGCTAATACTTACAGGTGCGGTTTTATTGACATTGCCAATATCGGCAAGTGATGGTAAAAGCGTAGGTTTTTTAGATGCTTTATTTACCTCCACATCTGCTGTATGCGTGACAGGACTTGTGGTTGTAGATACCGGTACACGATATTCGCTTTTCGGACAAATAGTAATTATGTGTCTGATTCAAATGGGCGGCCTAGGCATAATGACTATGACTACAACGGTCTTTTTACTGCTGGGGAAAAAGATAACACTTAGAGAGCGCATGGTGATGCAGGAGGCCCTTAATCAATCGACACTATCCGGGCTTGTAAAACTTTCTCGTAATATACTTATTACGACTTTAATATTTGAGGGGACAGGCGCTGCTCTTTTGGCTCTTCGATTTTCTCAGATATATGGTCCGACAAGAGGAATATATTACGGTATATTCCACGCTGTTTCGGCATTTAACAATGCCGGTTTTGATGTTATAGGAAACTTTAAAAGCTTAACGCAATTTGCCGAAGATCCTTTAATAAACTGTGTTATAATGGGATTAATAATATTTGGCGGATTGGGTTTTTCAGTAATTCAGGATATAATTGCACGGAAAAAGTTTAAGCATTTTTCTTTGCATTCAAAGGTTGTCATTGTTACAACGCTATTGCTTTTGGTTTCCGGATTTTTGGCATTTTACGCTATTGAAAGGTCAAACCCTTATACACTAGGCGGTCTTTCGAGAAAGGGTAAAATTCTAGCGGCTGCCTTCCAGTCCGTTACACCGAGAACGGCAGGTTTTAACACAATTAGTATTACGGATTTAAAGATGCCTTCAAAATATCTCACAATTCTTTTGATGTATATTGGCGCGTCACCGGCTTCTACCGGCGGCGGTATAAAAACATCTACTTTTGCTGTTATTATCATGATGATATATACGATACTTGTTTCAAAAGAAGATGTAGAAATTTCGGGCAGGAGAATTCCGTATGATAATATATTTAAAGCGGCAGTTATTGGAGTTATAGCTTTACTATTGATTTTTACAAGTTCCTTTATTTTAACCATAACAGAAAATACGGATTTCATGTCTATTCTATTTGAAACCACATCGGCCTTTGGCACTGTGGGTTTAAGCTTGGGACTGACGCCAAATCTTACGGATATTGGCAAAGTAGTGATAATATTAACCATGTTTGCCGGCCGAGTAGGGCCTTTGACCCTTGCAATGGCGCTTGGGGGACGGACAAACAAAGCAATGATTAGATTTCCAGAAGAAAGAGTTCTTGTCGGATAA
- the rplT gene encoding 50S ribosomal protein L20 has product MARVKRGVTARHRHKKIIKLAKGYKGSLSRLYRPANQAVLKAQAHAYTGRKLKKRDFRKLWIARINAAARANGLSYSKLIYGLKKAGVQINRKMLSEMAINDGNGFAQLVDIAKANVK; this is encoded by the coding sequence ATGGCACGAGTGAAAAGAGGAGTTACAGCTCGCCACAGACATAAAAAAATTATTAAATTAGCAAAGGGTTATAAAGGATCTTTGAGCAGACTTTACAGACCTGCAAATCAAGCAGTTTTAAAAGCCCAGGCCCATGCTTATACAGGAAGAAAGCTCAAAAAGAGAGATTTTAGGAAACTTTGGATTGCAAGAATCAATGCGGCAGCAAGGGCAAATGGTCTTTCTTACAGCAAACTTATATACGGTCTGAAAAAAGCAGGCGTGCAAATTAACCGTAAAATGCTGTCGGAAATGGCGATAAATGATGGAAACGGTTTTGCACAATTAGTTGACATTGCTAAAGCAAACGTGAAATAA
- the rpmI gene encoding 50S ribosomal protein L35, whose amino-acid sequence MPKVKTHRGAAKRFKVTKTGKIKRFKAYKSHILTKKSSKRKRHLRKPAILTKADHKRIKQVIPYM is encoded by the coding sequence GTGCCAAAGGTTAAAACACACAGAGGCGCGGCTAAGAGATTTAAAGTTACAAAGACAGGGAAAATAAAAAGATTTAAGGCTTACAAAAGCCATATACTTACCAAAAAAAGCTCAAAGAGAAAGAGACATTTGAGAAAGCCTGCTATTTTGACAAAAGCTGATCACAAGAGAATAAAACAGGTAATACCATACATGTAA
- the infC gene encoding translation initiation factor IF-3, whose protein sequence is MQVNHDIRDREVRVIAPDGKQLGVMSTKDALRYAQEAQLDLVKIAPDAKPPVCKIMDFGKYKYEQSKRDKEARKKQKIINIKEIRMNPTIDEHDFQVRLKNAIKFLQDGDKVKVSIKFRGRQMTHTKLGEEVLNKFVEGVKDYGFAEKEPKMEGRNMVVVISPKETTEKE, encoded by the coding sequence ATTCAGGTGAACCACGATATAAGAGATCGAGAAGTGAGAGTGATTGCGCCTGATGGCAAGCAGCTTGGAGTCATGTCAACAAAAGATGCGTTGCGCTATGCTCAGGAAGCACAGTTGGATTTAGTAAAAATTGCGCCGGATGCGAAACCGCCCGTGTGCAAGATTATGGACTTTGGTAAGTATAAATATGAGCAGAGTAAGCGGGATAAAGAGGCCCGTAAGAAACAAAAAATAATAAACATAAAAGAAATCAGAATGAATCCGACCATAGATGAACATGATTTTCAAGTCAGACTAAAAAACGCTATTAAGTTTTTACAAGATGGTGACAAAGTAAAAGTAAGCATCAAATTCCGCGGCAGACAGATGACTCACACAAAATTAGGTGAAGAAGTTTTGAATAAGTTTGTCGAAGGAGTAAAAGATTATGGTTTTGCCGAAAAAGAACCAAAAATGGAAGGCCGAAATATGGTGGTTGTAATTTCGCCTAAGGAAACAACTGAAAAGGAGTGA
- the thrS gene encoding threonine--tRNA ligase, with protein sequence MKVTLKGGVEKLYKKGISLLEIAQDISPRLAKEALIAKVDGKAKDLSVKVDEDCNVEILTFEDEEGRKAFWHSTSHVMAQAVKRLFPETKLAIGPAIDEGFYYDFDRDESFTPSDLEKIENEMAKIVAEDYPFCRIDVTKEEALSEFKKMGEPYKVELIEALPEDAPISFYQQGEFKDLCAGPHIPSTGKIKAFKLTSLAGAYWRGDERNKMLQRIYGISFPKKSMLDEYLKRIEEAKKRDHRKLGRELDIFSLHEEGPGFPFFHPNGMVIWNLLTDFWRKEHTKRGYKEIKTPIILNEELWRRSGHWDHYKENMYFTQIDGENYAVKPMNCPGGILMYKTDSHSYRDLPIRLGELGLVHRHELSGVLHGLMRVRCFTQDDAHIFMTPSQIEDEIIGVIDLVDYFYQIFGFEYNVELSTRPENSMGSDELWEQATSALQGALEKKGMPYKINEGDGAFYGPKIDFHLKDSLGRTWQCGTIQLDFQMPERFDLTYIGQDGEKHRPVMIHRVIFGSIERFIGILIEHYGGAFPVWLAPVQAKILPISEKHLDYAYKVKKQLDAAGIRAEVDERNEKIGYKVRDAQMKRIPFMLVTGDKEASENTVSVRTREKGDTGSKSIEEFINEVNELVSKFN encoded by the coding sequence ATTAAAGTAACTTTAAAAGGCGGAGTTGAAAAACTCTACAAAAAAGGCATTTCGCTTTTGGAAATTGCCCAGGATATAAGCCCGAGACTTGCTAAAGAGGCCCTGATAGCAAAAGTCGACGGCAAAGCAAAGGATCTTAGCGTGAAAGTAGACGAAGATTGTAATGTCGAGATACTAACATTTGAAGATGAGGAGGGCCGAAAGGCTTTCTGGCACAGCACTTCACATGTTATGGCGCAAGCCGTAAAAAGGCTTTTCCCCGAAACTAAGCTTGCTATAGGTCCGGCCATCGATGAGGGATTTTACTATGATTTCGATAGAGATGAAAGCTTTACACCTTCGGATCTTGAAAAAATAGAAAACGAGATGGCGAAAATAGTCGCCGAAGATTACCCCTTTTGCCGCATAGATGTTACAAAAGAAGAAGCTTTATCGGAATTTAAAAAGATGGGTGAGCCTTATAAGGTAGAACTCATTGAGGCACTGCCGGAAGATGCGCCGATAAGCTTTTATCAGCAGGGAGAGTTTAAGGATTTATGCGCAGGTCCCCATATTCCATCTACCGGCAAGATAAAGGCATTTAAGCTTACAAGTCTTGCAGGGGCATACTGGAGAGGCGATGAGCGCAATAAAATGCTTCAGCGTATTTATGGCATTTCTTTCCCCAAAAAATCTATGCTGGATGAATACCTAAAAAGAATAGAAGAGGCAAAAAAGCGAGACCACAGAAAACTAGGAAGAGAATTAGACATTTTTAGTCTTCATGAAGAGGGTCCGGGGTTTCCCTTCTTTCATCCGAATGGTATGGTGATTTGGAATCTGCTTACGGATTTTTGGCGCAAAGAGCATACAAAAAGAGGCTATAAAGAGATAAAAACGCCTATAATATTAAACGAAGAGCTTTGGAGGAGATCCGGCCACTGGGATCACTACAAGGAAAATATGTATTTTACTCAAATAGATGGAGAAAATTATGCCGTAAAGCCGATGAATTGCCCGGGAGGCATTCTTATGTACAAGACAGATTCTCACAGCTACAGAGACCTGCCGATAAGGCTGGGAGAGCTGGGGTTAGTGCATCGGCATGAACTATCAGGGGTACTTCATGGCCTTATGAGGGTCAGATGTTTTACCCAGGATGATGCTCATATATTCATGACGCCTTCCCAGATTGAAGATGAAATAATCGGTGTTATAGATTTGGTAGACTATTTCTATCAAATATTTGGTTTTGAATATAATGTAGAACTTTCCACAAGACCGGAAAATTCCATGGGGTCAGATGAACTGTGGGAGCAGGCAACCTCAGCGCTTCAAGGAGCTCTTGAGAAAAAAGGGATGCCTTATAAGATTAACGAAGGGGACGGAGCATTTTACGGCCCAAAAATCGATTTTCACTTAAAAGACAGCTTAGGCAGGACATGGCAGTGTGGCACTATTCAATTAGATTTTCAAATGCCGGAGCGTTTTGATTTGACATATATCGGACAAGATGGCGAAAAACATAGACCGGTTATGATTCACCGTGTGATATTCGGAAGCATTGAGCGTTTTATAGGAATTTTAATCGAGCACTATGGAGGAGCTTTCCCTGTTTGGCTTGCTCCCGTTCAGGCAAAAATTCTTCCTATAAGTGAAAAACATTTAGATTACGCCTATAAAGTGAAAAAGCAACTGGATGCAGCCGGCATTCGAGCCGAAGTTGATGAGAGAAATGAAAAGATAGGCTATAAGGTAAGAGATGCCCAGATGAAAAGGATTCCTTTTATGCTGGTTACAGGTGATAAAGAAGCCAGTGAAAATACAGTTTCTGTCAGAACCAGAGAAAAAGGGGATACAGGCTCAAAGTCTATTGAAGAATTTATAAATGAAGTTAATGAACTTGTTTCAAAATTTAATTGA
- a CDS encoding DUF445 domain-containing protein — translation MSQYVQLALMPLIGALIGWGTNLFAVKLIFRPLNPIKVPVFGIEIQGLIPKRRLDISKSIGEALEKEIISTEEIIENLASEKNKTEFMEYIKNLIAAKITAKLPAIIPTGLRNSIATHISSVIGQNGNDIFEEIKSNLVTKAKEELNLKEMVEEKINSFDLKELEDLIIQLANRELRQIEVLGGVMGFLVGIFQAGITYVLM, via the coding sequence ATGAGCCAATATGTTCAACTGGCATTAATGCCTTTAATCGGAGCGCTTATAGGATGGGGCACTAATCTTTTTGCAGTAAAGCTTATTTTTAGGCCGCTAAACCCTATCAAAGTTCCCGTTTTTGGTATCGAGATTCAGGGCTTGATTCCAAAACGCAGGCTCGATATATCAAAAAGCATTGGTGAAGCCCTGGAAAAAGAAATCATATCCACAGAAGAAATTATAGAAAATCTTGCCTCTGAAAAAAACAAAACTGAGTTTATGGAGTATATTAAAAATCTGATAGCAGCAAAAATCACAGCTAAACTTCCGGCTATTATACCTACAGGGTTGCGAAATTCCATAGCAACACATATAAGTAGTGTCATAGGGCAAAATGGGAATGATATTTTCGAGGAAATAAAATCTAATCTTGTTACTAAAGCAAAAGAAGAACTAAATTTGAAAGAAATGGTAGAAGAGAAGATTAACTCTTTTGATTTAAAGGAATTAGAAGATCTTATTATCCAACTTGCAAACAGAGAGCTAAGGCAGATTGAAGTACTTGGCGGAGTGATGGGGTTTTTAGTAGGCATTTTTCAAGCAGGTATTACCTATGTCCTGATGTAA
- the hisIE gene encoding bifunctional phosphoribosyl-AMP cyclohydrolase/phosphoribosyl-ATP diphosphatase HisIE, which yields MIDIKYGENGLVPAIVQDYKTKEVLMLAYMNEESLMKTLETGTAWFYSRKRKSLWQKGETSGNFLYVKSIFYDCDEDALLLKVDAAGPACHTGNVSCFYRSLKDAKEAEETEEENSSGTLEFLDELAEIIDSRFSEKPEASYVAKLYKGGRERILKKVGEEAAEVIIASMSQKKDDIVYESADLIFHLLVALRYDGISLEEIADELEKRHKQRS from the coding sequence ATGATCGATATAAAGTACGGCGAGAATGGTCTTGTGCCTGCGATAGTCCAGGATTACAAAACAAAAGAAGTGCTGATGCTGGCATACATGAATGAGGAATCGCTGATGAAGACTTTAGAAACAGGAACGGCTTGGTTTTACAGCCGCAAGAGAAAAAGCCTTTGGCAAAAAGGCGAGACCAGCGGTAATTTTCTCTATGTAAAAAGTATTTTTTATGACTGCGACGAGGATGCTCTTCTTCTAAAAGTAGATGCAGCCGGACCAGCCTGTCATACAGGAAATGTTTCTTGCTTTTACCGGAGCTTAAAGGATGCAAAAGAAGCTGAAGAAACTGAAGAAGAAAACTCTTCCGGCACGCTGGAATTCTTAGATGAGCTTGCCGAAATAATAGACTCGAGATTTTCCGAAAAGCCTGAGGCATCTTATGTAGCGAAGCTTTACAAAGGCGGCAGAGAGAGAATATTAAAAAAGGTAGGGGAAGAGGCAGCGGAGGTAATTATAGCTTCTATGAGTCAAAAGAAAGATGATATAGTATATGAATCAGCCGACTTAATTTTTCACTTGCTTGTTGCACTGCGCTATGACGGGATATCATTAGAAGAAATTGCAGATGAGCTTGAGAAGCGGCACAAGCAGCGTTCTTGA
- the hisF gene encoding imidazole glycerol phosphate synthase subunit HisF, translating to MSKKKIIACLDMKDGRVVKGINFENVEDMGDPVEMAAFYDKEGADEIVFLDISATVEGRKTMVDLARKVAEKVNVPFTVGGGISTLEDIEKLLEAGVTKVSIGTAAVRNPQLISESAKKFGSEHIVLACDAKKNNGGWEVYIYGGKEPTGLDAVEWCKKAAELGAGEILLTSIDADGAQNGYDIPLTRAVAEAVNVPVVASGGAGKLEHFKDVLVEGKAAGALGASVFHKGILKISEIKEYLRSQGVDV from the coding sequence ATGAGTAAGAAAAAAATCATTGCCTGCCTTGACATGAAAGATGGAAGAGTAGTAAAAGGTATCAATTTTGAAAATGTGGAGGATATGGGAGACCCTGTAGAAATGGCAGCCTTTTATGATAAAGAAGGTGCCGATGAAATAGTATTTTTGGATATATCGGCAACAGTGGAAGGCAGAAAAACCATGGTTGATTTGGCAAGGAAAGTTGCAGAGAAAGTAAATGTGCCCTTTACAGTAGGCGGTGGGATATCTACACTAGAAGATATTGAAAAATTACTGGAAGCAGGAGTTACAAAGGTTTCTATAGGAACTGCAGCAGTTAGGAATCCTCAACTTATAAGTGAAAGCGCTAAGAAATTTGGAAGTGAACATATCGTTTTGGCATGTGACGCAAAAAAGAATAATGGAGGCTGGGAAGTTTACATATATGGAGGAAAAGAGCCAACAGGGCTTGATGCAGTCGAGTGGTGCAAAAAAGCTGCAGAACTTGGAGCAGGAGAAATTCTTCTTACAAGCATAGATGCAGACGGTGCTCAAAATGGTTATGACATACCACTGACTCGGGCAGTAGCAGAGGCGGTAAACGTGCCGGTCGTAGCTTCCGGAGGGGCCGGGAAGCTGGAGCATTTTAAAGATGTGTTAGTAGAGGGTAAAGCGGCAGGAGCTTTAGGGGCATCAGTTTTTCATAAGGGAATCCTAAAGATTAGCGAAATCAAAGAATATTTAAGGTCTCAAGGAGTAGATGTGTAG
- the hisA gene encoding 1-(5-phosphoribosyl)-5-[(5-phosphoribosylamino)methylideneamino]imidazole-4-carboxamide isomerase produces MNIYPAVDIMGGKCVRLAQGDFSKETVYFENPVDAAKHWQSQGAQWIHIVDLDGAKTACPVNFDIIEKIRKDVCINIQLGGGIRHKETVERYLNLGINRLVFGTSAVNNLKLIEETISESGPDKVAVGIDARGDEVAVEGWIKDSGIKVEELLKTLKNIGVKTIIYTDISRDGMMRGPNIAAIEKILDFGGFSVIASGGISSIKDLEKLAKLEGHGLDGAIIGRALYDGTLDLKSVLKKFYFKKGVCQNE; encoded by the coding sequence ATGAACATATACCCGGCCGTAGATATTATGGGAGGCAAGTGCGTAAGACTTGCCCAAGGTGATTTTTCAAAGGAAACCGTTTATTTCGAGAATCCCGTTGATGCTGCAAAGCACTGGCAAAGCCAAGGAGCGCAGTGGATTCATATAGTAGACTTAGATGGTGCAAAAACCGCTTGTCCTGTTAATTTTGATATAATAGAAAAAATACGCAAAGATGTTTGCATAAATATTCAACTTGGCGGCGGCATAAGACATAAAGAAACAGTTGAAAGATATTTAAACCTCGGAATAAACCGCCTGGTTTTCGGGACCTCAGCCGTTAATAATCTAAAGCTTATAGAAGAAACTATATCAGAATCTGGGCCTGATAAAGTGGCAGTTGGCATAGATGCGCGAGGCGATGAAGTAGCTGTTGAGGGCTGGATAAAGGATTCCGGCATAAAGGTGGAAGAATTACTTAAAACCCTTAAAAATATTGGTGTAAAAACCATTATTTATACTGATATTTCCAGAGATGGCATGATGCGGGGACCGAATATTGCGGCCATCGAAAAAATTTTGGACTTTGGTGGTTTTTCTGTAATTGCCTCCGGAGGTATTTCCTCTATAAAAGATTTAGAAAAGCTTGCAAAATTAGAAGGGCATGGCCTGGATGGGGCGATTATAGGAAGGGCACTGTATGATGGCACTCTGGATTTAAAGTCAGTATTAAAGAAGTTTTATTTTAAAAAGGGAGTGTGCCAAAATGAGTAA
- the hisB gene encoding imidazoleglycerol-phosphate dehydratase HisB: MRIAESIRNTKETQIKLKINLDGEGKSSIQTPAFFLNHMLTLFSRHSLFDLDIEAKGDVEVDFHHITEDIGIVLGETFAKALGKKEGIGRYGSFYVPMDEALAFCAVDISGRPFLFFNADFSKDKVGDFDVELVEEFFRAFASSACITLHLDAIRGQNTHHIIEALFKAFGRALKDAVRVDPREKGVPSTKGVL; the protein is encoded by the coding sequence ATGCGAATTGCTGAAAGTATAAGAAATACAAAGGAAACACAAATAAAACTTAAGATAAACTTAGACGGAGAAGGAAAAAGCTCTATTCAAACACCGGCCTTTTTTCTAAATCACATGCTGACGCTTTTTTCACGTCATTCTCTTTTTGACTTGGATATTGAAGCTAAAGGCGATGTGGAAGTAGATTTTCATCACATAACAGAAGATATTGGAATAGTGTTGGGAGAGACTTTTGCTAAAGCATTAGGGAAAAAAGAAGGCATTGGCCGATATGGAAGCTTTTATGTGCCCATGGATGAAGCCCTGGCTTTTTGTGCTGTGGATATTAGCGGCAGGCCGTTTTTATTTTTTAATGCAGATTTTAGCAAAGATAAAGTAGGAGATTTTGATGTGGAGCTTGTAGAGGAGTTTTTCAGAGCTTTTGCAAGTAGTGCCTGTATTACCCTTCATTTAGATGCGATAAGAGGCCAAAACACCCATCATATAATCGAAGCCCTTTTTAAGGCATTTGGAAGAGCATTAAAAGATGCAGTGCGTGTCGATCCAAGAGAAAAGGGAGTCCCGTCTACTAAAGGCGTCCTTTAA
- the hisC gene encoding histidinol-phosphate transaminase yields METVKEEITITAQITRFVREDILNLVPYMPSNEPCKIKLDANESPYDVPLEIKERIWKRLMDEHFNYYYDPTCDEVRENLSKYTGAKFDQIFVGSGGDEVIYDIIMAFAGPGRDVIIPFPTFSSYEIFSTIAGSNVIKVPLLKKQEKGKCFWDIPIDDIKKHFTKDKPQLMFLCHPNNPTGDYFDDDKLEDLIRDFNGIVAIDEAYFEFGGKTFADSISKYPNIIVIRTFSKIFSLAGLRVGYAIGHEDAIAQLFKVKMPYNVSLFSQIAAVEMLRQTDWLKKVQQEFIKERERLQNGLEKIDGVTVYPSSANFFLCELKKPRDMVYEELLKKGILTRRFGDDVLKDCLRFCIGTPEQNDLLLASLKEIMSSK; encoded by the coding sequence ATGGAAACTGTTAAGGAGGAGATTACTATTACAGCACAAATTACGCGTTTTGTGCGCGAAGATATATTAAATCTTGTTCCGTATATGCCGTCAAATGAACCCTGCAAGATAAAACTTGACGCAAATGAAAGTCCATATGACGTGCCTCTTGAAATAAAAGAACGGATATGGAAAAGGCTTATGGATGAGCACTTTAATTACTATTATGATCCCACCTGTGACGAAGTCAGAGAAAACCTTTCAAAATATACAGGTGCAAAGTTTGATCAAATATTTGTAGGCAGTGGTGGCGACGAGGTAATCTATGACATAATTATGGCCTTTGCAGGCCCCGGTCGCGATGTTATAATTCCATTTCCTACATTTTCAAGCTATGAAATCTTTTCAACAATTGCCGGATCCAATGTCATCAAAGTTCCCCTATTAAAAAAACAAGAAAAGGGTAAATGCTTTTGGGATATCCCAATTGATGATATAAAAAAGCATTTCACAAAAGATAAACCTCAATTGATGTTTTTGTGTCATCCCAACAACCCGACGGGTGATTATTTCGATGACGACAAATTAGAAGACCTGATAAGAGATTTTAACGGAATAGTGGCAATAGACGAAGCTTATTTTGAATTTGGGGGCAAGACATTTGCCGACAGTATTTCAAAATATCCAAACATCATAGTCATTCGCACGTTCTCCAAGATATTTTCCTTGGCAGGGCTGCGAGTAGGATACGCTATAGGCCATGAGGATGCGATAGCTCAGCTGTTTAAGGTAAAAATGCCTTACAATGTCAGTCTTTTTTCGCAAATTGCAGCAGTAGAAATGTTAAGGCAAACCGATTGGCTTAAAAAAGTGCAGCAAGAATTTATAAAAGAAAGAGAGCGGCTGCAAAATGGCTTAGAAAAGATTGACGGTGTAACGGTATATCCGAGTTCCGCAAACTTTTTCTTATGCGAGCTTAAAAAACCCAGGGATATGGTATATGAGGAACTACTAAAGAAAGGCATACTTACTCGCCGCTTTGGCGATGATGTGCTTAAAGATTGTCTGCGCTTTTGCATAGGTACCCCTGAGCAAAATGATTTGCTTTTAGCATCCTTGAAAGAAATAATGAGCTCTAAGTAA
- the hisG gene encoding ATP phosphoribosyltransferase, which yields MELLKIAFSKGRILEESLELFKKIQMNLEEISESSRRLFFDFEDYGLRIILAKPSDVSTYVEHGVADVGIAGKDILLENKNEVFELLDLNIGKCRMVVAAPSDMPEGAPIYRVATSYPNIAEEHFIKQGFPVEIIKLHGSVELGPILGLSDAIVDIVSTGMTLKKNNLKIVEEICPISSRLIANQVSFRIKSDMILSLMEKLNKIA from the coding sequence TTGGAACTACTTAAAATCGCATTTTCAAAAGGGAGAATTTTAGAAGAAAGCCTGGAGCTCTTTAAAAAGATACAAATGAACTTAGAGGAGATTAGCGAAAGCTCGCGGCGGCTGTTTTTTGATTTTGAAGATTATGGGCTAAGGATAATCTTAGCAAAACCGTCAGATGTTTCTACGTATGTAGAACACGGCGTAGCCGACGTGGGAATTGCCGGCAAAGACATACTATTGGAAAACAAAAATGAGGTATTCGAGCTCCTAGATTTAAATATAGGAAAGTGCCGGATGGTAGTAGCAGCTCCGTCCGATATGCCAGAAGGTGCGCCGATTTACCGAGTTGCCACAAGCTACCCGAACATAGCAGAAGAACATTTTATAAAGCAAGGATTTCCGGTAGAAATAATAAAGCTTCACGGCTCTGTTGAGCTTGGACCGATATTGGGACTTTCTGACGCTATTGTGGATATTGTTTCAACAGGGATGACACTTAAAAAAAATAATTTGAAAATAGTTGAAGAAATATGTCCGATAAGCAGCAGACTTATTGCAAATCAGGTTAGCTTTAGGATAAAATCTGATATGATATTGAGCTTAATGGAGAAATTGAACAAGATTGCATGA